From a region of the Methanomassiliicoccus sp. genome:
- a CDS encoding ACT domain-containing protein, with product MWYSLSKYFGRYPSQGKVAKLLMTNGLRVKEGRVYSGDVEIGDVAIARAINVDRRIVRAAVETIESEEELRQVFCLLQPTAMLKDVAPVMGWSCIEVIPTDAHVPGIIADVTSVIAEAGISVRQALVDDPELSDEPRLYVITGSEVPPEMIPRIKACRGVKSILLH from the coding sequence ATGTGGTACTCCCTGTCGAAATATTTCGGCCGGTATCCGTCCCAGGGAAAGGTGGCCAAGCTGCTGATGACCAATGGCCTGCGGGTCAAGGAAGGTCGGGTCTACAGCGGCGACGTGGAGATCGGGGATGTGGCCATCGCCCGGGCGATCAACGTCGACCGGAGGATCGTCAGGGCCGCGGTGGAGACCATCGAGTCCGAGGAGGAGCTTCGCCAGGTGTTTTGCCTGCTTCAGCCGACGGCCATGCTTAAGGATGTGGCCCCGGTGATGGGTTGGAGCTGCATCGAGGTCATCCCCACCGACGCGCACGTCCCGGGCATAATCGCCGACGTGACCAGTGTGATCGCCGAGGCCGGCATCAGCGTAAGGCAGGCGTTGGTCGACGACCCCGAGCTGAGCGACGAGCCCAGGCTCTACGTCATCACTGGAAGCGAGGTGCCTCCGGAGATGATCCCCCGCATCAAGGCCTGCCGGGGCGTGAAGAGCATTCTTCTGCATTGA